CCGACAGCTTGACCAGCGCGTACGCGGGGGCGCCCGCGGTGAGCACGACGGGGGTGGCGGGCTTGCTCTTGGCGACCGGCGGCACGTTCTCGCGGTGGCTCTCGAGGAACTCGATCTCCGGGAAACCGGTCAGCCTGCAGCTGTGACCCGAGGTGTTCTTCGCCGTCAGGACGATGTGGGTGTAGGGCGGTCCGCCCTGGTGGGCGGCGCTGATGGCGACGTTCTTCGTCGTGCAGACGGGGGTGTTCGCGGCTGCCTGTCCGGCGGATCCCTTCGCGGCGCCGGCACCCTGTGCGGTGCTGGCGTTCTTCCCGTTGGCGGCACCCTTGGCGGTGTCGGTGTTCTTCTCGGCCTGTGCCGGCGCAGGGGCCGATGCGGCGCTGTCGGCCGCCGGGCCGGAGGACTTCACGCCCGAGCTGCCCTCACCGCAGGCGGTGAGCGACAGGGCGAGCACGGCGGTGGTGACGGCGGCGAGGCCGGTGGTGCGGTTGCGGAACATACGCATGGTCATTCCCTCGTGGTGATAGTGCGGCCAACGTCCGTCCTGCGACAGACCGAGCCCGGCCTGCCGACGTTCATGAGTCTCGGGCCCACCGCTCACGTTCTACTGCTCCGGCACTAACCTCCCGCTAACGTCCTGCCGGTCGGGCGCGGGCGATCGGTGTTGTCCCGCCATCCGATGTCCCGCCCGGGGCGCACAGTGGCGGAAGTCCCCCCGGACCAGCGGGGCGTCACCGCCGGTATGCTCACCCTGTCGCGCAACCTCGGGCTGGTCACCGGCACTTCCGTCATGGGCGCCGTGTTCGCATTCGCATCGGCGACGACCGACGTCACGGAGGCGGAGCGGTCCGAGGCGTGCCCGACGGCTCGCGTGACCGAGCGGTGCCGGCGTCATTGTGGCGCGAACTCGCCTCGGCGCCAGGAACTACAGTCGTGAGCATGGTCGAACACGATGCCTTCCACGCCACCCGCGAGGCCTACGACGCTGCCGCGCCCGTCTATGCGCAGATGTTCCGCGACACGCTGCGTGACCGTCCCCTGGACCGCGCGGTCCTGGACGCCTTCGCCGAGGTTGTCCGTGCGAGTGGGAACGACCGGGTCGCGGACCTGGGGTGCGGGCCCGGACACATCACCGCCCACCTGGACGGGCTGGGACTGTCGGCGTGTGGTGTTGATGCCTCGCCCGCGATGATCACGACGGCCCGGCAGGCCCATCCGGGACTGCGGTTCGACGTGGGCTCGATGGCCGCGTTGGACATCGCTGACGGCGAGCTGGGCGGCGTTCTCTCCCGCTGGTCCATCATCCACACTCCGCCGCGAGAACTCCCCGCCATCCTGGCGGAGTTCCACCGCGTGCTGGCACCTGGCGGCCACCTCCTGATCGGCTTCTCGGCAACCGATGATCCGTCTCACCCGACGCAGGTCTTCGACCACACCGTCGCACCGGCCTATCGGTGGTCGCCCGATCACCTTGCCGCGATGCTGCGCGCGTGCGGGTCGGCCGAGGTGGCCCGGATGATCCGCGAGCCCCAGCCCACCGACCGACGGCAGTTCCAGGAGGTTCACCTGCTGGCCCGCAAGGCCTCGGCAGGGACCGTCTGACCGAACACACCGAGCGCACCGCCCGCTCGGGCTCCGATGCGGTCGAACGTTGCCGCGAGTCCCCGGCGCTGAACCTGCGGCCTGGTGGGTGGGCTGCGGCGGCACGTGTACGCAGGCCCCGGTCGAGTCCCGCGCTCAC
The window above is part of the Streptomyces syringium genome. Proteins encoded here:
- a CDS encoding DUF4232 domain-containing protein, translated to MRMFRNRTTGLAAVTTAVLALSLTACGEGSSGVKSSGPAADSAASAPAPAQAEKNTDTAKGAANGKNASTAQGAGAAKGSAGQAAANTPVCTTKNVAISAAHQGGPPYTHIVLTAKNTSGHSCRLTGFPEIEFLESHRENVPPVAKSKPATPVVLTAGAPAYALVKLSDGGRTENTEPVTDFSVTLQGGGGMTAVKAPGGGIAVNPAKWATGYWTPELRNGADDF
- a CDS encoding class I SAM-dependent methyltransferase; its protein translation is MVEHDAFHATREAYDAAAPVYAQMFRDTLRDRPLDRAVLDAFAEVVRASGNDRVADLGCGPGHITAHLDGLGLSACGVDASPAMITTARQAHPGLRFDVGSMAALDIADGELGGVLSRWSIIHTPPRELPAILAEFHRVLAPGGHLLIGFSATDDPSHPTQVFDHTVAPAYRWSPDHLAAMLRACGSAEVARMIREPQPTDRRQFQEVHLLARKASAGTV